A stretch of DNA from Pectinophora gossypiella chromosome 23, ilPecGoss1.1, whole genome shotgun sequence:
TGGTATCAAAATGACAGTCTTTGTTGAAGAATTAACCACCCTCAGCACCAATTCACACATCATTTACACGCACAATAACACAAATAGAAAGCTCAACTTTCGTTTTTACCTTATTTCTAGAGTATTTATCGAGAATTAACTTGATTTCTAATAAATTTACTAATTTTCATACCTGTGAATGCGCTCTCAAACGCAAGCTGGTCACGTGACTTCCTAGTGATGTCCCATATGAAAAGTAACGGTTTGACAATGTCAATATAACGCTATTCTGTAACATGCTACTAAAAAACGACTTAAGAAATTGTCCtggatattaattaatttagatTAAATCCCAATATAATGTACAAAAGTAAAGATGAATAATATAATGGGAAATATACCTGGTGCTAGAATCACAAAGCCAGCACCTCAAATCGAGGCCATGGTAAGTAAAGATTTGTACACATCTGCATAGCGCAGCATCGGTAGAATAACTTTTGCATATTACGTATATAGTGacccatatatatatatagtaacAATCGGTTTATGTCTGCGgtagttaattattatttaaatagtgCTTCTATTTTTCTGGAGGATGGAGTTTCCAAATTCCTTAAGAGTTATAATGGTAattttcaactttttattttcaatcattATAAATCGAATCAAAAAATAGGTAGGATCAATTCGACATTTTGTGAAGTCATTGTTCTTTTGCGCCGTTTACTCTACTTCACTTAGTTTACTTAACTTTTGTATTCTAGGTGCTCAATGCGCAAATGGCCTTTTTATGTCTAAACGTTCACAGAACAttctaactttatttaaatagactaatcttgttattattttgattttgaactCCCAAGAAGAATCTCCTTCACGCTTTTCATTGAATACCCGTCGTATGTCATCGGAGACCTGGAGACCCATGTTGTTCTGTGTATGTATGTCCTAGTTTCCTATCTCTATGTAGTTTACGCTAGTATATTACATAACCAGAACGCGTTGTAGTATAAACTATTACATAGTTATAAGAAACTAGTACGTAAAATATGTACAGCGCTAGTAAAGCGGAAGTAGTATAACTATTTATGAACGAAAATAAATTTTTAAACGGATTTTTAATgcgttttattttcaataaattgaATATATGAGAAATGTAAGTAAGAAAtgcaataaaatttatgttagagtatctataaataatttttatataatgttgAGGTTAACAGTTTGTATTATTCAATATTGAAAGACTAATATTGGCACAAAAAACGTATTCTTTGTATATTTTCTTGATAACtcttacattataattaaagtAATGAGTGTTTAATAAAAGCGCACTGAGATGCAGTTACGTTCTGAACATAAGAAACGTCTTATGATTGCATCTTTTACCTTGGTCCTTGTGATTGAAATATCTTAGACAGTGttactttaattttaataaaatatattattattttgtaaaaaacgctcatagatttattattaatttttaatcatAGTTTTTATGAATTAAAGACAAATGCTATCAGACCTTTTTTGAAGTACATTAGAACGCACACGCATGCGTTGCAGATTTTTCCCGCGCAATCTGAAGAACTGTCACTCAATACCCGTcttaataatatgtttatattctATATTTTCTCATAATTTTGCTCTGTTACTCGTGTAAATTGCAATATGTCGCTACTGGAAGATATATTTCTTCAAGACGAAGCTAATGAGGCTCAGGAATTGGAGCGTATTATCGAGGGAGACGAATACGATGAAAGGCCGCGGAATGAAGAAAATAGTGATGCAAATAGTGAAAAAGAAGACGAAGCGGGTAAATAAATCTATTGTGTAGTGATCTTGATGGTAATggttgaatatttatttgtttctgaGTGTAATATTTCCGGTAACCTATTTACCATACATTGGGTTGTACACTTTAAAAAGTACGATACACAATTGTTAATTATCATTTAGAAGTTGTAGCTTTCTAGAAGCACATTAAGAAACGACCACTAGGCAAACGTAACATCAAAACCAACTGCGAAAGgatattttcttttgtaattttttaaaaactGTCTTTTCTGTGCTTTACAGAAGAAGATAAAAGACGTGTAGACCCAGCTTCCACTAAAACCAAGAGAGTGATAAAGAACCCCAGGTTTGTCTTGAACCCAGCCCGATTGACAGGACCCCGAGGGATACAGGTTATTCCAGACCACTTCAAAGACTTTAAATTTAAAGGTAATAGGTGTTATAAGTTAATTATGAATATAGTTATAAATTTCATTTGTATCTACAAATTCACATTTACTGTTTCATGCGAAATTGTTGAATGTTACAGTCTAAGTTGTTATGTTCTGTATTTTGTCCAATagtgtctttttttaaatagggtATTTTAGTGagttaaatataaattcataatcaaattgatgatgatgatgatgaaatataaattataaaaagcttatctagaaatagaagtcagtctacgatgatcaaaaatcaatctcattttacttttcgacttattttcgtattttatacatatgaattaagtaacaatgagtacaataTTTGAACACTTATAGATGAGGCCATGTGATAGTATATCCATACGAACTCaactattaggtggagacttgtaattagcctttagttattgtctggtaattatttttagaaaatctatatggccgtaagtcttcctcaaaataaataaataaagaaaactttaattttgaggttttgtaaaaagtatcaaagtaatatattagtaatataaaattaaatacctatttgactaggttgttaaGTAGCCTGCAACATTGCAACACTGCATATTGAGATAGACTGATAGGTCTCTACATGGAGTCTCTAGTCTAGTCCCTAAGATACCaagaataattaaaattatttagattgtttaaaaatttctgttagaaatgTTGTGCCCTTTGTTTCTCTGCTTGTTGTCTTATTGTGTTTCTctgttatcctgtgtacaataaatttttaataaataatatttaggaAACACCAACTATGGCAGACTGTTCtatttatattcttattaaTAAGTACTACAATTTAAATCCAATTGTTGGTTTGGTCGTTTGGCGAAATGCATATTtctaggtatgtgacctaacctgtattgggctggttttcccttcacgggttggaaggtcagacaggcagtcgcttctgtaaataccttgacctgtcaaacctttgagttaggtaaggggaccctgtgaaaaacgggataatgctagggagatggagTTAAATGCTATTGTTTACATATATTGCAGGTAAAGGCCATGAAAAAGAAGATTTAGACTTAGTTCTGAAGAAGCTGGAGCACTGGGCTTACCGGTTGTACCCTAAGTTCCAATTTGGGGACTGTTTGAAGAAAATTGAGACCCTTGGCAAGAAGAGACCTGTTATGGTAAGTTTGGAAATACTTATGGCAGTTCTTATACCtttaaaaatctaaattctTCTGACAAAAATAGTGATGAAAATACTCTATTCTGTTCTAACACAAAACATAAGCTCccgaccatatcccaattggggtagtcagaagtatcccatcacaagatgaactatgttGCCTACTTTTAAATATCCAGGTACACCTCCACAAAATCCGTTCGGACCAGTTCCTGTCAGAGGAGACGGTGGTCCAAAGAGACTCGAGTGATGACGAGGCACCAGCGCCGCCTCAGGAGGAGGATGAGTTCGACAAGTTACTGCAGCAGCAGATTGAACTGGCTCATGCCACCCCCACCCCTGGGTCGGTTAGGAAACCTGCTATGAGTACCCCTATGCCTGATAAACGGTGAGTAGTTCGAAACCTTAAGCTCACTccaacactccatacaaaaatcacgCACAAATACTCGGGGACGCTCGCAAGTCATAGACCAGTGTTTGTTCACGTATCGAATGTCGAAATCCACGCAAGGAACAATGAaggaagtttatgtatgtgcctaatagtttattaaaaaaaaactgttataataatatgcacTTGTTAGCTTGGTTGGTACCCTCAATGGTGTATCTCTATTTCTATTAATATAGCTGcacaatacaataactctttatttCATAACACACAAGAGGAAACCAGTTTATAAATAGGACAATagaagcacaataggcggccttacagTTAAatatctcttccaggcaaccttaaggttaaagaaactttaattattataaataataatcggggacgtatttttttttcaggacaTCCCTAATGATGCCGAAAGCTACGTCATCGCCGTCTATCAGTGATGAACAGCGAGAACGTATGATGCGAAACAGGAAACTAGCTGAAGAAAGAAGACTTGCTAGGCTTAAAACTGccaataccaacacatcaacagatggcgttgtacctATGAACACTGGCGACAACAGTGTCAGAGATGATACAAGAGCTAAAAAGAATAAATTGCAAGTGATAGATAGTACAGATGATGAAGGTGATGCTTCAACAGTGAATCAAGCTATCATTGTTGATGTACATAAGACCATTGATGAGAATGTTATTGATATCACTGAAGgatatacaaacaaaaatggAAATATAGAATCAAACGAAATTATCGACATTGATAAGGAAATTGAAACTAATAGAAGGAAACCAAACAAATCAAATGTTTTAGACAGTTCAGATGACAGTGATGATGATTGTAATGTAACAACAGTGAACGAAGCTATCACTGTTGATATACACGATAATATCAAAAGAGATGATACAGCAAAAATACTTGATAAAATATCTTTGGATTCATCAAAAGGTGACACTGACAAAAATAGCAAATGTATatctgaaaatgaaaatgatgatATGCAAGTTGAAAGTGTTGAAACAGAAGCAAGTAACAAAGTCGACGAAGTCATTGTTATAAACAATAGAGATGATAAGAATACAGATGAAACAGAAGAAGGAACTGAACAAATCAATCTTAAAAGAAATTCTGTTGAAGAAAATGAAACAGTTGCAACAATTGATACAAATAATGGTACAGAAAATTCTTCAAGTGACCAGATATTAAAAAAAGGTGATGAAACAACACTGGATGAAGAGAATAATGATGACAATAAAGACAGTGAACTTTTAGATGATGTAATGGATGTTGATTTTACAGAAGATTTCTAATTTAACTGCTGTTAAGCAGGGTGATAGTCTAAAGATCTTCATAATCTGGCTCAAGTTGTCACCTGATTACTTGTGGAACTTCCCAACCTATAAGCTTGGGAGTTTAAATaaccacatagaagcaattcatctaagaaagcaataatgctatttgacatttgtttgcatggcCCATTTAGTATTGTAATCatctcatcatcaccatcaaatgtcatcatctccctagcattatcccggtttCACGGGGTGCCacgtccagttttttacagaagtgactgcctgaccttcctttttttttgacgtgatttgttgtagatttgccgcagatggcattaactacttggccggacaaatggggagcgctgaaggctctcacccgttacaacgtttaagacaacaggcctgagggtgcccagttgggcgcgaacctcggctcagggcgtcgtctgagaggaagaatattgaaaggattaatcgaccctagtgggtcgatagcgataagcgctgaatgagggaaatcgtcaaccacgccggcggggtcggtatcaagGTTCTGAaggcctgaccttccaacacgcgaagggaaaaccaccccaatacaggttaggtcacatacctctgaaaatgcatttttgggaATGTGGGGTTCTTcgcgatgttttcgttcacctctgaccatgtgataatcatttatgttccgaacttgaattcgaaaacaaattcgacaattattggtttaggcctgtgctggattcgaaccttcgacctcaaagtgagacgcctcgtatatgcgcaaatgtcaaattgcaatatttcttttttagatgaatcgtttCGCAGTGGCCTTTTTTAATGTTGgactttatgtatatttttctaatttattgtttgtttttaatataaaatcaaGTTGATCTTGGTTTGTTTTGGTACTATATTGGAGCCGATTTAGGCAATcgccaatttaattttaacttataaaCTAGCTCTctttttcttgcacttattgtaaaaaagtaaagtaaagtacgGCGATATTTTAAGAGCTGTCTAATAAAAataaggttaagtttgtgtcccCTCTAAAAGGCACAATTGTCTGTGTTAGGTGGGCAGCatgtttactattatttttttcgtgtataaattgaatattttgttttgtctcATTAGCttatattttaaaacagttttaAAGCTACTACGGTGCTTGGTAataccacagaaaaaaaaattctaCCCGTAGTACTTACTACTAATATCGGATTTTGTCGGAGACGCTACGTTCAAGGCCGAAAATATAAAACCCACAAACAAAAGCGCTTTGATCGCAACGTAACgggttaaaaaaaacaaaaagaaattgctatttacaaataaagggtttaaaaataaaagaatccaGATACCAATCCAAAATTTATTTTAGAAGGGTGCAAACAAAAACCTTATCACAGTAAACAAAATTATCCGTAGCGTAatatccgaaataatttatagtAATATTATATCCACAATCTTAACGCTTACCAAATGCAGATGATCTTTGTATGtgtagttattttttaatttataataaattaatcaacAAAGGAAGCATTTCTTAAcaactgtaaaataatttacaattaacATAATTTGCTTTGTTTTACAAGAgttttaatattacattttggAATATTGTAATGTAATGATGCCGATTCAGGCAGATACaaacttaattttgttttaatttaacaatggccacgattcttgcagacacctcctaattttactttaagttatacctgtcattttcttatccgccgaaaaggaaagggacggatgattgacagctcttattttaagaagaatgagtaaatgaatgaataacccgggcgtatcaaaaaggtatctcgctcaGATGCCACAATATTGAGAGCtattatactaaaataaaatcacatttTGCCTGCTAAAATCGTTACCATCGACACAAAGTACTTATTGAGCTTAAAGCTGGTGTAAAGTAAAACAAGTACTCAGAATATTTGTCTGTCTAACTTTTATAAGACTAGCTTCCTTATAGATAAGAACTAGCGGAGAATAGAGCGGGacaaataacattatattcAACGTTATGTCTCATCGGGTCCTTATTCTATCTCGCTCACACCCGTTTTAGGAGAATAGTGACGTATGTAGTAGCATGTCTCAgcttaaaaggccacattgataCAATTCATTAAAAACCAATAGAGCGCAATATTAACAAAtaattgtcaaatagcaatattgttgagataaattgcttcaatgtagcctttttaatgcCCCAGTTCATAAAACGGGCGTTCTGTAGCATAATTTACGATTCTAAAACCAAATGCTTTATTCTTCTTTAgttagtgttttgtttttattttattttacactcaGCTTCATACAGTTTCGAGATACCGTCTTAAAacgtgtttgttattttttccgTCCTGGTTTTTGATAATAATTGAAATACTAAAACCTATAGTAATAGTAACAAACTTTTGATGATTTCTGTATCTCACTGGTAAACGGCTTGTAATATTGTCCCTTACGCAACAGACACCCAAAactacataaaacaaaattaaccaTTAAACATGAAACTATCCTATTCACTGTGGTGGTCGaacgataaataattattattatgttaaaccAAAGATGGAAATGCAGGGAATCACGACTATAATTTATATGTAGTAAGACCTAAAACTATGTGCTATATACAGGTTTATATAATCCACAAAAATGTTcataatggtgccgattcctgtacagaccatctaattttattataaggtatacctgtcattttcttatctgccgaaaaggaaagagacgggtaatcgacaggcataaacttAATGGAAcccatgtcaattttaggcagaaacttAAGGGTGGCATTATAAaagaatctcagctgagactgccctcaagtccctgtttttatataagaactgtcacattgacatgatcttgatggcagtctcgaagttgagattagtttagtAATACCACTCCCAAACATCCTTCTCAAAATTTTACGTAGTCCTAtaacccggcagaattaagttgacgacACACTTCGAACGGGTTAcatactagcgagatgcctatttaattgcttggtttattcattcattttaaaaactgacagctgccaatcatccgtccctttccttttcggcggataagaaaatgacaggtataactttaggTGTCTGTAGGAAACCGCGCCATTATATGCCTTGACTTTTTCTTCAATGTAATAACAAGTCTTACTTGTTTTGTCAAAATAGAGAAGAAAAATTGACGTCTAGGCAAAAATGAGTTGAATTTTTAAGAATCTTGCCTAAGCCATAGTAGTCGTCGGGTCATAAAAGTGTGATTCAATCCATACAGTCTtcggctgcgtttccattgacgcggagatgtgcaggaattgaccaatcaccgtgagggagagtgacagagcgtcttcgttttctgctctcgaacgctgtgattggtcaaatccgcccatctccgcgtcagtggaaatccGGCCTAAACTCAAGCCCGTACGTTATTACTCCTTATTTAGGTCCACGTGGTGAacgctatattttttttcttaagggatatattgtaaataatgttataaataccgacggcgtgtaacgacactgtacggtcacgagcattaatatgtatacactttggtaccatgtcacattaacttttttgacaaattgaactgtaagtcactaaatgtcaaatatgttagtgcgacagagtcctaaagtgggtacattatattgctcatgactgtactagatTTAAGACCTTTAGTTTAAAGAGCAAGAGAGAGTTACAAGTATTTTTGTCTCGCTCTCGCACGTAACATAGTTGTCGCCTTAAGGTAAAATGTAACATAAGTCAGTTGACACTTAAGGATTTCATTACTCAAGTTGtgtaaagaaattaaaaaatcaacCAAGTTATGAACTCTGCTTCAGATCAGTATTTCTCGATGGAAATACTTCGTTGATTATAAATTCTGCGATCTAGCAGGTGAGTATGAGCAAGACAGAAAGATAACagtctagtgcgaaagagacagaaATCTACCATTCTGACAGCCGTCTTAGGccgcgtttccattgacgcggagctgggcggaTGTGAGccgagatgtgcaggaatcgaccaatcaccgtgagggagagagtgacaagagcttcttcgtttttcgctctctcgaacgctgtgattggtcaaatccgcacatctccgctcttctccgcccatctccgcatcagtggaaacccggccttacgcACCATGCTACAATTTCCGGATAACTCTTAACATTTTCGGTCTTTCAGACCCTTCAAAATTTCACGGATTCTTTTTATAGCAAACggaattaaattcaaataaacttcTTAAGAAATCTTTGTGGATAATTTACAATAGCACTACATCCTattatacattttctaaaaactaataataatagataatttatatacaATTAGTATTTGGTTTTGCAATCAGTGcgtgaatgattttttttcataaacaaatccgtattattttaatttagccTTTTTTGGACTGCGTTTAGTACGAGTTAGAAGCGGTTTTTGGCAAGAAATGAGAAATATACAAAATGGtagcaaataaatgtttttttttttttgtatatctcTTATGTATAAAAATTTGGACGACATTTATATAAAAGGAGTGAAGTGCGTTACAATGAATGTGCTTATTATTCTAAAATTGGGCAGTTATTGATAAATAAtctgaaattattatttgacgGTAGGAAGACAAATTCAATttagatatatttatttgtattccgCCGCCACACATGTAACAATAAATAGAAGttttgttattttgaaaatggaatttGAAATAACTCGGTATCGACTGTTACAAGTCTTTAAAAAGACTAAAATGTACGTAAATAGACATTTCTCGCGAAGTTTCTCTTCGGATGATGTTACTAAAAGATGATTAAATTGTCTTTGTACACTTGCCACAAATGGCAATCAAAACTTGGCTGTACAAATAGGGCGCGCTGAGGTATTCCACCCGTTAAAAAATTAAGGCATGATGTGTAACCTTGGTTTTATGATTACATAAagttaccatcaggtgagattgtagcCTAGcccatattattaaaaatatatatttaagaaaaTTGGCCCAAAGTGGGCGGAGAGCGATAAGGGTTCTTAAGGATTGACCATAAAGTATGCTTTGCATATTCTTCTGTAATTTATTAGTtacattagaaaaaaaataagacgtAAATACTTCATTTTCCGCGACGGAGATTAGACCGCACGTGGTTGTAATTACACGGATATTACCTAAAGAAAACTTCGCGAGAAAAACCGATTGAATTTCATACTTGAACGTGATTTTActatcgatatatttttgaaactCGCTTCTTTCGCTTTTTACGCAGCCATAAATAGAGAAAAGTATTTTGCTAGtcgttttttatttacattttaaaaccGCCATTTTATATCTAACTTACGTTATGAACTATGACCGGTTTCCTTTAAAGTTGCCCATAACGTTCTCTCTTACATATTATCTAGACGAAGATTTAAAGTCACTTTAGTTCCGATATCTGATGGCCTAGaattgcatttttttaaataaaaactccTGTCACGATAAAAGAGAGGTAATGAAATGTGAAATTAAACCTGTTGGCAACATTAATAACATTCTAGTCTATTCTCATTTTGttaataatttcaaatttcaaaatgAAACTACACCGGCTTTATGAAACGACCCTTTGCCTCCCTTTTCTTATAAAACTACCCGCGCTTTTAATTGTGACGGAGCGAAATAGTAACCGAATATATTTTACTAGTCCATTTGACGTATCGACCAAAACGACACGAGAGAAACGCACCGGACAAACGTTAACTTTTTAATTCGTGTCTGGTATGAGGGAGGCAAAGAATGAGGTGAAAATCATCCAAGTGACAGCTAGTAACGACTGTTGGTTGTCGTTTATATTGTCTGTGGTTTCGGGGGCGGGGGCGTTGAGGTTAGGAATAGCGTTGTTCGCGTTATTAACGTTAGCTTCGTTATTAACGTTAGCCTCGTTGTTAACGTTATTTGGCGCGGGATTTTCGCGCGCTTCGGCGGGTGGGGCGCGCATTGCTTCCTGTGGGTTCACTTGGAGATCGCGGAAGAAGCCTATCTGGTGGCtggaatagaaaaaaatatatttatttcattttgggtaaattaaatagtaattagtaatttaatagtaatagtagattgatgaatgtggaggaagcaagagaagtatgtcaggatcgaagcaaatggaattctatagtctctgcttaccccggtgggaaataggcgtgagtttatgtatgtatgtaaatagtaatataagtccttttttatttgtaaacgtACGAAAATATCCCTTCTGTCTCCTTATCCCTTGTGTGTGAGCGAGACACAATCtacgcgcgctcccttactccttaacggcttaaatATACTATTGGCTCCAATCTCATATTGGTGCGCCGCGGAGTGGCCCTtgtaataaaatgttaatattatGGTAATAGTAGTGCCTGTAATGGTCCTGTTTGGAGAATGCACAACTGTTGTTGTTTGCCATCCCAATGATAAATCTAGTAAAATAACGTGAACCACAGAATATAACTATACTCACAGATAGCCAGCGGCGCACAGCAGCAAGACAAGCAGCAGCCGCGCCGGGCTGCCGTACAGGTACACCAGCGAGAACAGTATGGCCAGTCTCGAAGCCGCGTAGAGATGGTCGAGCCAATCTCGAGCCGCGCCGTCTTCGTCGTCggcggggggcgcgggcggcgcggcgggcgccggcggggtctcgggggccgcggccggcggcggcgcgcctgCTTGCCACCTGGGGACAATTCAATTCGGGAGTCAGTGGTCGTATCTACATCAATACATACAGAGGATAAGCAATTACCAAACGTCGGGTAAGCCAAAACTTAGCATATCTGAAAGACTCATTTTTCAGGttctttttgatgtgacttattgtacatttgccgcaaatggcattaactacttggccagacaaatgagaAGCGCTGGGGGCTGTTACCTggtatggggagcgctgagggctatcacccggtaatttctttttttgtggggTAACTCAAAAGAAACTGCTAACTATAAGCAGTatctaattttataattatgacaactaatggttcataatttcaccactgcaaataattcgctggatTCAGTAACTGAACTTTTACTCTTTGACTGTACGTACGTACATATCTACGCACGCA
This window harbors:
- the LOC126377539 gene encoding TNF receptor-associated factor family protein DDB_G0272098; this encodes MSLLEDIFLQDEANEAQELERIIEGDEYDERPRNEENSDANSEKEDEAEEDKRRVDPASTKTKRVIKNPRFVLNPARLTGPRGIQVIPDHFKDFKFKGKGHEKEDLDLVLKKLEHWAYRLYPKFQFGDCLKKIETLGKKRPVMVHLHKIRSDQFLSEETVVQRDSSDDEAPAPPQEEDEFDKLLQQQIELAHATPTPGSVRKPAMSTPMPDKRTSLMMPKATSSPSISDEQRERMMRNRKLAEERRLARLKTANTNTSTDGVVPMNTGDNSVRDDTRAKKNKLQVIDSTDDEGDASTVNQAIIVDVHKTIDENVIDITEGYTNKNGNIESNEIIDIDKEIETNRRKPNKSNVLDSSDDSDDDCNVTTVNEAITVDIHDNIKRDDTAKILDKISLDSSKGDTDKNSKCISENENDDMQVESVETEASNKVDEVIVINNRDDKNTDETEEGTEQINLKRNSVEENETVATIDTNNGTENSSSDQILKKGDETTLDEENNDDNKDSELLDDVMDVDFTEDF